The Amblyomma americanum isolate KBUSLIRL-KWMA chromosome 3, ASM5285725v1, whole genome shotgun sequence genome window below encodes:
- the LOC144124673 gene encoding uncharacterized protein LOC144124673 isoform X3, with protein sequence MQYFTRELPFPSGQQKQLYYAVPVASAQEVTAEGIVATQLESSCYQGNSTYSTLPEKMHAMMLGASILTILPILSTNEAKDAFVQIAESQQPPWKATTEWLRSCWGRETGMVVGKFG encoded by the exons atgcagtatttcacaagagaactgccattcccatctggtcaacagaagcagttgtactatgcagttccagtggcaagtgctcaggaggtgacagcggaag gcattgtggctacacagctggagtcaagctgctatcagggaaattcAACCTATTCGACTTTGCCAGAAAAGATGCATGCTATGATGCTTggggcctccatcttgactatactgccaattttgtctaccaatgaagctaaggacgcttttgtgcaaat cgcagaatcccaacagccaccatggaaggcaacaacagagtggctgcgttcgtgctgggggcgagagactgggatggtGGTCGGAAAGTTCGGATGA
- the LOC144124673 gene encoding uncharacterized protein LOC144124673 isoform X2 — protein sequence MSPLSRFGAVLVCACSAYIAEHNIINRTMAATCSWFSGHGKSKKTGASEFKVEKAMYDTVKGISMDAVFHKRTAIPIWSTEAVVLCSSSGKCSGGDSGRHCGYTAGVKLLSGKFNLFDFARKDACYDAWGLHLDYTANFVYQ from the exons atgtctccactgtcgagatttggggctgttcttgtctgtgcctgttcagcatacattgcagagcacaa tattatcaaccgaacgatggctgcgacgtgtagttggttttcaggtcatggcaaaagcaagaaaactg gtgcatctgaattcaaggtagagaaggcaatgtatgacacCGTGAAGGGAATCTCAAtggatgcagtatttcacaagagaactgccattcccatctggtcaacagaagcagttgtactatgcagttccagtggcaagtgctcaggaggtgacagcggaag gcattgtggctacacagctggagtcaagctgctatcagggaaattcAACCTATTCGACTTTGCCAGAAAAGATGCATGCTATGATGCTTggggcctccatcttgactatactgccaattttgtctaccaatga
- the LOC144124673 gene encoding uncharacterized protein LOC144124673 isoform X1: MRRVLVSTTRSTSTIAAAKQEKKAVTGIRRVFVSSIINRTMAATCSWFSGHGKSKKTGASEFKVEKAMYDTVKGISMDAVFHKRTAIPIWSTEAVVLCSSSGKCSGGDSGRHCGYTAGVKLLSGKFNLFDFARKDACYDAWGLHLDYTANFVYQ; the protein is encoded by the exons atgcgtcgagtcctcgtttccacaacacgttcgacttcaaccatagcagccgcaaagcaagagaagaaagcggttactggaattcgtagagtcttcgtttccag tattatcaaccgaacgatggctgcgacgtgtagttggttttcaggtcatggcaaaagcaagaaaactg gtgcatctgaattcaaggtagagaaggcaatgtatgacacCGTGAAGGGAATCTCAAtggatgcagtatttcacaagagaactgccattcccatctggtcaacagaagcagttgtactatgcagttccagtggcaagtgctcaggaggtgacagcggaag gcattgtggctacacagctggagtcaagctgctatcagggaaattcAACCTATTCGACTTTGCCAGAAAAGATGCATGCTATGATGCTTggggcctccatcttgactatactgccaattttgtctaccaatga